CGGTGCTATCCAAGCGTCTTCGTTGTTTAGCTGTTGTTCCAGGCGTTGGCGACGAGGTCGGCGGCCTGGTTCTCCCACTTGGCGTACGCGTCCGGGTACGCCGAGACCTGCACCTTCTGCGCCGCCACGGTCAACGGCAGATCATGCCAACCATCAACCTGCTTCAGACCCTTGAGGAACGCGATCGTCGAGTACTCCGGATCGGTGATCTGATCCGGCGAACCCCAACCCGAAGACGGCCGCTGCTGGAACAGGCCCAGCGAGTCGTGGTCGTTACGGTCACCCAGGTGACCCAGGTTCTCCAACTTCGACTCCTGTAACGACGTTCCGACCGCGATCACGGCGGCACGCTCGTCCAGACCAGCCTTCTTCGTAGCCTTCACGATCGCCTTCACGTTCCCGGACTGCTCACCCGAGAGCGGAATCGACGACTGCTCACCCTGCACACCACGCGGAACCAGCCTGTCCCGCGACGGCTTACCCTTGTTCTTATCCTTGTCGTTGTTCTTATCCTTGTCGTTGTTCTTATCCTTGTCGTTGTTCTTGTCCTTGTCGCCCTTGTGGTCCTTGTCGGCCAGCACCGACTGCGACACCGACACCGGCCTGTTGTGCTCCGGAGCGGCCTGAGCCGCCACCGCGGGACCGGCGACCGCGCCACCGACAAACGCCAAACCAGCAAGACCCAACACACTCTTACGAACAATCGAAGTCTGCTCGACGGCCGGGAGCCATCGGCTGAACAGAGTCGTGTTCACGATGGTTACCTTCCACTCGGGGATGAACACCCCACGGGGGAAATCCGGGGTGCCAGTGGTACGTGATTCCGTCCCGAGGCGAACACGCGCCTCCAGGGACCAAGACTTGTCCGGGAAGTACCGGGGGGCTACTCAACCGAACACCATATGTAACGACCGGGGGCCCAGGATCATTCCCGGCCCACCATCCAACAGCCCAGCCCACAGACCGTGGTACTCGGTCGTACGGGTAATGTAACGACCGGCCCCCCACCAACATTCCAAGCCACAAACTTGATCATGAATCGAACCGGACACCGGGGACAATCGGACCCGCGCGACCCGGTCGGCCCTACAGCGCGGCAGAACCCGTGCCCCGATACTCGTCGTCGCCGTCCCCGGCCCGATGACCCACGTGCGGATGGCGGGAACTCCCGCCAAGCCAGCCGGGCACGCTGGTCGTCCGAGCCGCGGAGTGGAGCGGTAACGTCAGTCGCGTGGACGATGCCGAGGAGGGTACGCGGATCGGCGCCGCGCTGGACGGCTGGTTGGATCGGCTGACCTTCACCGACCAGACGAGCGACGAGGTCACCGCGCTGCTGATCGACTCGGTGGCGGCCTGGGCGATGGCCCAGGGTTGGCGGGTGTACCGCCGAGCCGCCAGCGTCATGCCCCTCCCGCCGCCCTACACCCACAAGCACTCCATAGTGGACATCGGCTGCGCCCGGACTGCCGGCGCGCCCGTCGTGATCGAGGTCGACCATTCCGACCGGCAACGCTCCATCGACAAGCTCCTGTTGGAGGCGGCGGCCGGCCGGATCCCCGTCTGGCTCCGCTGGAGCGATCGGCGGTTCGAACCGCCGCCGGCACCGGTCACCATGGTGACCTTCAGGGTCACCTCCCGGTCCGGCCCGGATGGCACCGGAAGGCGGTACTCGAAAGCTTCCGCCACCGATCGGCCCGCACCGTCACACACCCTTGGACAGACCGCCGAGCCGGGTGAACAGGTCGACCTGTTCACCACCCCGACGCCGCCGGGCCGGCCCGACCGGGGTACCGAGCCCTGACCTCGCCTACGGGTACGCGGTCCCGGCCATCGGCCTCCCGCAAAGCCTTCCACCGCCGAGCGCCGGGACCCAGACCTCGCCCAGCCAACTTGCGAACGCTGTACGCATAGCGCATAGTCGTACGCAATGTCGAACGTCGTCCGCTAGGCTGGGGGACAAGAAATGAGGAGGCCGGATGCCCGCCGACCAGAAGCCGGTGCCATCGGTGTGGACCCGTCAGCGCCGACAGCGAGAGCAGCCGGCGCTGAGCCAGGAACGGATCGTCTCCGAGGCCGTCCACCTGCTCGACGTCGACGGCATCGATGCCCTGAGCATGCGCAGCCTCGGCAACCGGCTGGGCGCCGGGGCCACCTCGCTCTACCGGCACGTCGCCACGAAGGACGAGCTGATCGAGCTGGTCGTGGACGAGGTCTACGGCGAACTGGAAGTACCGGACGTGACCGATCCGGCGCACTGGCGCGAAGTCGCCGCCCGCAGCGCCCATGACGTGCGGTCGATGACCCTGCGGCACCCCTGGGTCGCCGCCGTACTCGGCCAGGTCGGGCTCGCCTCCCTCGGGCCGAACCTGAGCCGGGTGTCCGAAGGCATGCTCGCCCTGTTCGAGGTGGCCGGCTTCGACCTCGAGGAAGCCGACCAGGCCATGAACACCCTCATCGCGTACGTCATCGGAATGACGACGAGCGAAGCCGCGTACCTGTCCATGCTCGCGCGCAGCGGCCAGACCGAGCAGGAGTGGGCAGAGAGCCTACGACCCGCCGCCGAGCAGGCCGTCAAGGACCACCCACGGCTGAGCGAGGGCTACGCCGCGCATCGCGACAGAGACCCCCGGGTCATCCGCGACGCCAACTTCGACTACGGACTCCAGCGGGTTCTGGACGGCCTGGAGAGCCGGCTCGACCACCTCGGCGGTTCGCCGGGTAGCGCTCTGCCGACGTAGACCCCTGGTTCGGCGGCGACCAGGGCGAGGAAGATGTCGTGGTCGCCGGCCGGCCCGGCGAGGTCCCCGGGTTCCTTGAGAGCCGGGTTAGCCGCGCTTCATCAGACGTCCGACGGCGGCCATCATCTCGGAGGCCATCTCGTCGGCCCGTCCCTCGGCGGCACCCTCGTGCATGCAGTGCCGGGCGTGCCCGTCGAGCAGGCCGAGCGCGACCTTGTCCAGCGCCGCCTGGATCGCGGAGATCTGCGTCAGTACGTCGATGCAGTAGCGGTCGTCCTCGACCATCCGCTCGATACCCCGGACCTGCCCCTCGACGCGTCGTAGCCGCGCGAGCAACTGATCCTTGCTGGCGGTGTAGCCACGCGTCGGCGTCGGAGTGTCCGCTGGGGTTGTCATGTCCCCAAGCATAGCTAACCCCCCAGGGGTATGCTACGGTCCTTCGCATGGATACCCCCACCGGGTACCCGTATATGGCGACCGTCGTACCGGCAGTCGGCGCACCCCTCCGGCGCGCGCCGCAGTCCGGCACACTCACGCCCGGCGGATACCCCCCTAGGGTATATGCTCGGGTGTGATGGAAGGGAGAGAGCAGATGATCACGGAGAAGTACCAGGTCAAGGGCATGACGTGCAGCCACTGTGTCGACGCCGTCAGCACCGAGGTCCGCGCGATTCCCGGCGTCAGCGAGGTGACCGTCGACCTGGCCTCCGGTCAGGTCACCGTCAGCAGCGCTGAGCCGCTCGACGTGCAGGTCCTGCGCAACGCGGTGGACGAGGCCGGCTACGAGGTTGTCACTTCCTGACCACGCTCGATCTCACGGAAATGCAGGTACCACGATGAACACCTCGGCGAAGCTGGGCGTCTTCGCGCTCGCCCTCGCGACAGTGTTCGGTGCGGCGTACGGGACCGGCCAGTTGACCGGTCCCGTACGTACCGCCACCGATTCCGACCCCTCCCACTCCGCCGGCCACGACGAGATCTCCGATCCGGCTGGCCAACCCCGACTGCCGGGCGGACTGCTCGTCTCCGACCGGGGCTACACCCTCACCCTCGTACCGACCGATGCCACAGAGTTCGCGTTCCAGGTGATCGGGCCCGACAAACGACCGGTGACGGGGTACGACGTCGAGCACGACAAGCGGATGCATCTGATCGTCGCCCGGCGGGACCTGTCGGGGTTCCGGCACGTACATCCCGTGATGGATCCGGACGGCACCTGGCGGGTCGCCGCCCCGCTCACCGACCCCGGCAGTTGGCGCGCGTTCGCGGACTTCAAGCCCATCGGCGGGGACGCGCTGACGCTCGGGATCGACGTCTCCGTTCCCGGGGACTACCAGCCCCGACCGCTGCCCGCACCCGCACCGACCACGAAGGTCGACGGGTACGACGTCCGCCTCGACGGCAGCCTCCGCCCCGGGCAGAGCAACCGGTTGACCCTGACCGTGAGCCGAGACGGTAGCGCCGTCACCGACCTTCAGCCCTACCTCGGGGCGTACGGCCACCTCGTCGCGCTCCGCGACGGCGACCTGGCGTACCTGCACGTGCACCCCGACGGTGCACCCGGCGACGGAAAGACACCGGCGGGTCCGGGGATAACCTTCTTCGCCGAGGTTCCCTCGGCCGGCGCCTACCGGCTGTACCTCGACTTCCAGCACGCCGGCACGGTCCGCACCGCCGAGTTCACCCTGACCGCCACCGACGAGTCCGCCGGTTCGCCGAGCGCTACCCCCGGCTCGCCGAGCGGTGCGCCCGACCGGCCGAGCGGCACACCCGACCATCCCGATCCGACGGCCGGGAACGGGACTGACGAGTCCGGCCACGGACACAACTGAGCAGGAGGCAGTGATGGCACCGGTCGCCAAGCGACTACCCATGGCGCCGAACCGGATCGAGCTGGCGATCGGAGGAATGACCTGCGCCTCCTGCGCCTCGCGGATCGAGAAGAAACTCAACCGACTCGACGGCGTGACCGCCACGGTCAACTACGCCACCGAGAAGGCCACCGTCGCCTTCGACGACACCCGTACGCCGGACGAACTCATCGCGACGGTGGAGAAGACCGGCTACACCGCGACACTGCCACCGCCTCCTCGGCCGGCCGACGACACCGGACAGGGCTCGGCCGCGCCGGTCGACGAGCTGCGCGGCCTGCGTACCCGGGTATGGGTGTCGTTGGTGCTGACCGTGCCGGTGATCGTCCTGGCGATGGTGCCGGCGTGGCAGTTCACCAACTGGCAGTGGCTCTCGCTCACCCTCGCCGCCCCGGTCGTCGTCTACGGCGGGCTGCCCTTCCACCGGGCCGCCTGGGTCAACCTGCGGCACGGCGCGGCGACCATGGACACCCTGGTGTCGCTCGGTACGATCGCCGCGTTCGGCTGGTCGCTGTGGGCGTTGTTCTTCGGTACCGCCGGCACCCCCGGCATGACCCACCCGTTCAGCTTCGACATCGGACCCAGTGACGGCGCCGGCAACATCTATCTCGAAGCCGCCGCCGGGGTGACCCTGTTCATCCTCCTCGGCCGGTACTTCGAGGCCCGGGCCAAGCGCCGCGCCGGCGCCGCGCTGCGGGCCCTGCTGGAACTCGGCGCCAGGGAGGTGACCGTCCTCCGCGACGGTGTCGAGGGGCGGATCCCCGTCGACCAGCTCACCGTCGGCGACCGGTTCGTCGTACGACCGGGCGAGAAGATCGCCACCGACGGCGTGGTCGAGGACGGTTCGTCGGCCGTCGACGCCAGCATGCTCACCGGAGAATCGGTGCCGGTCGAGGTCGGCCCCGGCGACGCGGTGGTGGGCGCGACGGTCAACGCCGGTGGCCGTCTCGTGGTACGGGCAACCCGGGTCGGCGCGGAAACCCAACTGGCTCAGATGGCGACCCTGGTCGAGCAGGCACAGACCGGCAAGGCACAGGTTCAGCGCCTCGCGGACCGGATCTCCGGAGTGTTCGTACCGATCGTGATCGCTCTGGCCGTCGCGACGCTGGGGTTCTGGCTCGGTTCCGGGGACGGGGTCACGGCGGCGTTCACCGCCGCGGTGGCGGTACTCATCATCGCCTGCCCGTGTGCGCTCGGGCTCGCGACGCCCACGGCTCTGCTGGTGGGCACCGGCCGAGGCGCCCAGCTCGGCATCCTGATCAAGGGCCCCGAGATGCTGGAATCGACCCGCCGGGTCGACACGGTGGTACTTGACAAGACCGGCACGGTCACGACCGGACGGATGTCCCTCACCGATGTCATCCCGGCCGAGGGTGCCGACGTCGACGAGCTGCTGCGGCTGGCCGGCGCCCTGGAGAACGCCTCGGAGCATCCGATCGGCCGGGCCATCGCGACCGCCGCGCTGGAGCGGACCGGCGCACATCCCGAGGTCACCGAGTTCGCCAACGTCGAAGGGCTCGGGGTGACCGGCAAGGTTGACGGCCGCACGGTCAGCGTCGGACGGACCCGGCTGCTCACCGAGCAGGGCCTCGACCTACCCGCCGCACTGGGCAGCGCCGCCGCGACCGCCGAGGCGGCCGGCCGTACGGTCGTGCTGGCCGGTTGGGATGGC
The nucleotide sequence above comes from Plantactinospora soyae. Encoded proteins:
- a CDS encoding heavy-metal-associated domain-containing protein encodes the protein MITEKYQVKGMTCSHCVDAVSTEVRAIPGVSEVTVDLASGQVTVSSAEPLDVQVLRNAVDEAGYEVVTS
- a CDS encoding metal-sensitive transcriptional regulator: MTTPADTPTPTRGYTASKDQLLARLRRVEGQVRGIERMVEDDRYCIDVLTQISAIQAALDKVALGLLDGHARHCMHEGAAEGRADEMASEMMAAVGRLMKRG
- a CDS encoding heavy metal translocating P-type ATPase produces the protein MAPVAKRLPMAPNRIELAIGGMTCASCASRIEKKLNRLDGVTATVNYATEKATVAFDDTRTPDELIATVEKTGYTATLPPPPRPADDTGQGSAAPVDELRGLRTRVWVSLVLTVPVIVLAMVPAWQFTNWQWLSLTLAAPVVVYGGLPFHRAAWVNLRHGAATMDTLVSLGTIAAFGWSLWALFFGTAGTPGMTHPFSFDIGPSDGAGNIYLEAAAGVTLFILLGRYFEARAKRRAGAALRALLELGAREVTVLRDGVEGRIPVDQLTVGDRFVVRPGEKIATDGVVEDGSSAVDASMLTGESVPVEVGPGDAVVGATVNAGGRLVVRATRVGAETQLAQMATLVEQAQTGKAQVQRLADRISGVFVPIVIALAVATLGFWLGSGDGVTAAFTAAVAVLIIACPCALGLATPTALLVGTGRGAQLGILIKGPEMLESTRRVDTVVLDKTGTVTTGRMSLTDVIPAEGADVDELLRLAGALENASEHPIGRAIATAALERTGAHPEVTEFANVEGLGVTGKVDGRTVSVGRTRLLTEQGLDLPAALGSAAATAEAAGRTVVLAGWDGQVRGALVVADTIKPTSRDAIVGLRRLGLTPILLTGDNGTVARSVAAEVGIDEVIAEVLPVEKVDVVKRLQAEGKVVAMVGDGVNDAAALAQADLGLAMGTGTDVAIEASDLTLVRGDLTAAVDAIRLSRSTLRVIKGNLFWAFAYNIAALPLAATGMLNPMIAGAAMAFSSVFVVGNSLRLRGFKPQMVGRELRAEP
- a CDS encoding TetR/AcrR family transcriptional regulator encodes the protein MPADQKPVPSVWTRQRRQREQPALSQERIVSEAVHLLDVDGIDALSMRSLGNRLGAGATSLYRHVATKDELIELVVDEVYGELEVPDVTDPAHWREVAARSAHDVRSMTLRHPWVAAVLGQVGLASLGPNLSRVSEGMLALFEVAGFDLEEADQAMNTLIAYVIGMTTSEAAYLSMLARSGQTEQEWAESLRPAAEQAVKDHPRLSEGYAAHRDRDPRVIRDANFDYGLQRVLDGLESRLDHLGGSPGSALPT